CTGTTTATGATGCTATGGTAATATTAGCTCAGAGTTTTACTACAAGAATGCCACTTATAGATGGACATGGAAACTGGGGAAGTCAAGATGGAGATAGTGCAGCAGCTATGCGTTATACAGAAGCAAGACTTACTCCTATTGCCATGGAAATAATAAGAGATATAGACAAAGATGTAGTAAATATGGTAGATAACTATTCAAATTCAGAAAAAGAACCGGAAGTGTTACCAGCAAAGTTTCCAAATATCCTTGTAAATGGAGCTTTTGGTATAGCTGTAGGGCTAGCTACTAATATACCACCTCATAATTTAGGAGAAGTTATAGATGGAACTTTAGCTTACATAGATAAAAATGAAATAACTACTAAGGAGTTATTAAACTACATAAAGGGACCGGATCTTCCAACTGGAGGAGTTATAATAGGTAAAAAATCCATGTTATCAGCTTATGAAACAGGAGAGGGAAGAGTAACATTAAGAGCTAAGACAACCATAGAGAAATTGGAGAATGGAAGGTTAGCCATTGCAATTACAGAATTCCCTTTCAGAAAAAACAAGGCAAAACTTCTTCAATTTATATCAGAAATGACTGCAGATAAAAAGCATTCTAAGGCTTTAGAAAACATTACAGATATAAGAGATGAATCTGATAGAAATGGAATAAGAGCGGTAATAGAATTTAAAAAAATGGCTACTGAAGATGTAGTAGAAAAAACTTTAAAATATTTATATAAAAAGACAGATCTTCAGAGTAATATATCTTTTAATATGGTAGCATTAGCAGATGGCAAACCTAAAACTTTAGGATTAAAAGCTATGTTAAAATATTATGTAGAACATCAAAAAGAAGTAATTACCAGAAGGACTAAAAGAGAACTAGAAATAGCAGAAAAGAGATTCCACATAGTTGAAGGTTTTATAAAAGCTATAGGAATAATGGATGAAATAATAAAAACTATAAGAGGTTCAAAATCTAAAAAGAATGCTAGGGAAAATTTAATAGAGAAATTTTCTTTTACAGATATTCAAGCAGAAGCTATACTAGAGCTTATGTTATATAAACTTACAGGTCTTGAAGTGGTAGCCTTTGAAAAAGAATATAAAGAATTAGAAAAATTAATAAATAAGCTTACAAAAATATTAAAAAGTGAAAAAGAACTTTTAAAGGTTATAAAAAAAGAATTAATCGAAGTTAAAGAAACATATAATGACAATAGAAGAACGGATATAATAGAAGATGATGAAAAAGCCAAAATAGATATAGAAGAAATAATAGTGGAAGAAGATGTAGTACTAACTTTATCTAATGAAGGTTTTGTAAAGAGAATATCTCTTAAATCTTATAATAGATCCAGTGCTAATATAGAAGACATAGAATATAGGGAGGGAGATTTTAATAGATTCCTAATTCAGTGTAATACGAAAGATACATTATGTTTAGTTACTAAAGAAGGAAATATGTATCAAATAAAAGTTATAAATATACCTGAATTTAAGTGGAAAGAAAAAGGTGTTAAGTTAGATGAAATAATAAAAACTATAGATTTATCTAAAAAT
Above is a window of Clostridium sporogenes DNA encoding:
- a CDS encoding DNA topoisomerase IV subunit A — translated: MAKKIVIPKDNNIISFPLEEAMPENYLPYAVEVAKERALPDVRDGLKPVQRRIVYGSYMLKAFPDKPYYKSARIVGDILGKYHPHGDSSVYDAMVILAQSFTTRMPLIDGHGNWGSQDGDSAAAMRYTEARLTPIAMEIIRDIDKDVVNMVDNYSNSEKEPEVLPAKFPNILVNGAFGIAVGLATNIPPHNLGEVIDGTLAYIDKNEITTKELLNYIKGPDLPTGGVIIGKKSMLSAYETGEGRVTLRAKTTIEKLENGRLAIAITEFPFRKNKAKLLQFISEMTADKKHSKALENITDIRDESDRNGIRAVIEFKKMATEDVVEKTLKYLYKKTDLQSNISFNMVALADGKPKTLGLKAMLKYYVEHQKEVITRRTKRELEIAEKRFHIVEGFIKAIGIMDEIIKTIRGSKSKKNARENLIEKFSFTDIQAEAILELMLYKLTGLEVVAFEKEYKELEKLINKLTKILKSEKELLKVIKKELIEVKETYNDNRRTDIIEDDEKAKIDIEEIIVEEDVVLTLSNEGFVKRISLKSYNRSSANIEDIEYREGDFNRFLIQCNTKDTLCLVTKEGNMYQIKVINIPEFKWKEKGVKLDEIIKTIDLSKNIIEAFSIEDFTAQKDLIFLTDSAYIKKTTLDKFNTNYTKIMALKLKKGESLVKANLVDRTREEKFFNIKTEKGLTFNIEEPTLEAVDRNIVGYKLFDVLPNDSIKQIEFCDNYEYKSFYVNISKDGLITISDLKENKSHISLFTDSSKTLILFDSNGKAYYIPAFMIQNIKQKGINISEFIEDKINVLSAVSTFRFEEDMSIYFVSQKGLIKRTQLNELRAEVSSTQVYKFKDKEDKLVSILMKGNEEEKNILIITEKAMAIRFKSNAVNPMGKMASGVTGISLKDLDKVILALIIDENDTGKIKIKTKSKDKGTIEINKIKVQNRAGIGNGLMPLLLNDFLEKVEIKK